The genomic window GATTTTCATGATTTATTTTGGCATCCCAGCCATTGCTCAAGAACTGAACTTTACTTTCTCTTTTGATCGTTTAATAGCTGGAGTAATTGCCTTAAGTTTAAATTGTGCGGCTTACATTGCCGAAATTGTTCGCGCTGGTATTCAATCAATTGAACCGGGACAAGCAGAAGCAGCTAAATCATTAGGCTTAAATCCTTTACTAACAATGCGCTTAGTAATTTTTCCTCAAGCATTCCGGCGGATGTTACCAGCTTTAGGCAATGAGTTCATCAGTTTATTGAAAGATACCAGCTTAGTAGCGGTGATTGGGTTTGAAGAGTTATTTCGCAAAGGACAACTGATTGTAGCTGGAAACTATCGCGCCTTTGAAATTTACGCAGCAGTTGCGATCGTTTATTTATGTTTAACTCTGCTTTCTTCCCAAGCCTTTAGTCGCTTAGAAACCTGGATGAATCCTACTCAATTAGTTCAAATTAGTCCAAAAAAATCCTCTCAATTCGAGAATAAAAAAAATTAACGCTCTATTTCTTGAGATTTCATACTGGATTAATATCCCGCCGGGAACTGAAGTTCCAGGCTAATAGCGAAAGTCCACTCAAGTGGACTAAATTTTTCCTTGATTCGTCTTTAGAGGGCTTTCACTATGAGACTCAGAATAAATTTCGAGGCGGGATAGATACATTACGGCAAGACTTGTCTGTAGGCCGTAGTCGTTGCGGAGATAGGGGTCAAATCATAATAATATTAAACGACTTGCCGGACTCCAGGGATACCGTTGTCAACTACAAATGAAGCACGGTTGGTAATCGTACCAAATGGTGTTAGTACATTTGACATCACTAGATAGTCTGACCTCCAAGTGCTAGGAGTCACTGTACAGCGTACATATCCCCGTTGCCCGTTGTAGAACTTGATATGGGGATTATCTGGTAAGTATGCTTGCACTGTAGGGCTGATATCAATACCATCACCACCTGAGCTAATGGAGGTGCAGACAAACTCACTACCCAATGTGGCGGATTCGGGTTGATCAAAGTTCGCCTTAAGATTCATCGCCCAGTGAGAATGCACATCCCCTGCTAAGGAAACTGGGTTAGATGGTTGACGCTGTGCGAGAAAAGCCATGAGGCGATCGCGGGAAGCCAAATACGCATCCCATTTGTCCATGCTGAAAACTTGACCTTCTCCCGGTAGGAAGTCTCTCTGAGCAATGGGAACTTGCTGCGCCAAAATATTCCATCTCGCTGTTGATTTATCTAAACCATCATACAACCAGCTTTCTTGCGCCTGTCCCAGAATTGTGGCTTGGGGATCAAAAACTTCTGGACAACGTTCCTTACTACCATCGCCACAGGGTTGATCTGTGCGGTACTGGCGAGTATCTAAAACATTGAATGTAGCCAGATTACCAAAGTTTAACCGCCGGTAAAGCTGCATATCAGGGCCGACTGGTCGGGAGAAGGGACGCAGGGGCATATGTTCATAGTACGCCTGATAAGCGATCGCTCGCCGTTGGGCGAAGATGGCTGGATCTTGATCTGGTTCGGTATCAACTTGTGAGATTAAGTTGGCATAATTGTTTTCTACCTCGTGGTCATCCCAAGTTACAATCCAAGGGAATGCTGCATGGGCAGCTTGGAGATTAGCATCGGTTTTATAGAGAGCATGACGATTGCGGTAATCTTCCAAGGTGAAAATTTCTGACCCATTGTGTTGTCTAGGCCGAGTTAGATTAATCCCTCCCTCGTAGATGTAGTCACCCGAAAAAAATACTAAGTCAAGGTCATCCTCTGCCATGTATTTATAAGCAGTGTAATATCCTTGCTCATAGTGTTGGCAGGATGCTATGGCAAACTTCAATAGATTTGACGCACTACCAGAAGCGGGAGCAGTCCGAGTCCGACCAATGGGGCTAGCTTCGCTACCTACATTAAACCGATACCAATACCAAGTATGAGGTGATAGCCCTTCCACCACCACCCGCACAGAGTGAGCCAGTTCTGGAGTTGCCAGTACAGTCCCTCTGGAGATAATGCGCTTCATGTTGGAGTCAGTTGCTACTTCCCAACGGATTGGCACATTTACAGGCGGCATTCCACCGCCATTTATAGGTTCGGGAGCTAGTCGAGTCCAGATCACAATGCTGGTATCATAGGGTTCGCCTGATGCCACACCCAGTTTAAAAGGATAATCGGAAAATCTGCCTTTAGCGATCGCTTGTTGTTGAGGAAATTGGCTGGCAATAGCTAAACCAGTAAATGCTCCTGCTCCGATAATTAAGTTGCGTCGTTTGATGCGACTTTGCAGAAACTTCTGAACATTATGGTAATCTACCATCCTCTTACTCCTGACTAAAAAATAAGTTAAAGGAATGCAACAGTTAACACAAAAAAGGCAGGGTATTTTCTCCCTTACCAAACTCAGGTTTAAATTTCCAGTTTCTCAACTGGTATCAATGTGTTAGTTGTTCTATCTGCACGTCAAAACTTACTATTTAGAGATTAATTTTTGACAAAGAAAGAGTTAATATAAATTTAATTTTTTGATATATTTAATTTATTAAATTACAAAAATAATATTTAAATTAAAATGCACAAAAAAATGAAGAATGAACTATGCAGCTATCATTCTTCATTTTGAATAATACCACTACAATTATCTATTTTGCCATTGAATAGGGATAAAATTTGACCCATTCAAGCAAGATTAAGCTTTAAGCTTTCCCATTACTATGTCTTTTCTTTTCATCATCAAGGTGACACTACCAACTAATAGAAGGCCTCCTAATATTGTAGGCTCAGGTACTTTTCTATAAGAAACTGTACCAGATATCAATTCAGCGTCTGATGTATTTATGGAGAAAGCAGTAAAATCTTCACCAGCAATTTCATACCTAATAGAGCTAGCTGGATTAGCTTTATCATCGAACTGATAGTCTAAAGCTAAAGATGTTTTACCTGTAGAAAGAATGGTGGTATAGACAATAGGAAATGCTGGGGATTTAAGATCATCTTCTTCGGTGTAAACATTAGAGTCACCGTCAAATTGAAAGGAAAGGGACTTCAGGATTGCTTCACCATCAATGAAAGTTGAGTCATCAAAGCTAAAAATGCCATTTCCTCTCGTGGTGGGACTATCAACTGTAAAAGCATAACGAACAATCGCCGCAGATGCTGAATTTACATCTACACTAGCCAAACCCAAAGCTAAACTAGCAGCAAGGACTAATTTTGAACCCAATTTCATCTCCGTTTTCCTCACTATAAACTTCTGTTAGCAATGCCCACTACAAAGTATATAAGTCGTTTATCTCGCGCTTTGCTTATCCCTTTTGATTCACCAATGGGAGTTCATCACCGATAGAATCAGTGATAAAAATAAGTTATTCTCCCTTTTGAAAACAAGGAAATAAGGGGCTATTTTTTTTGGAACTAACCTATATTGAAGCTATGAGTTTAAGTAGAATTTAATGGAAGGTAAAAATAAAAAATAATTAGTCATAACGAACTAAAAGCTTTGAGGAAAGCCAAAAGTTAAATTAGCCAATTCTTGCATCGAAGACAATAAAATTAAAAACTGCCCTGGCTGAAGATAATACCAAGAGCAGTAGATGGGGAGTAATAACAAAATTGAATAAACTAGACATCCTCTGGTTCAAGTTGAGCCACTGTAACTGCATTGACAGCAAAAGCAAAAACTAATGGCATAGGACATCTGAGTACAAAGGTAGAAATAACCGCTAACACCGTACTAATCACTGCTGAAGTTGACCAGATTTTTTCTTCAAATGTCAGTCCCTTCTCAGATTTAATTCCTCTGAGGACATGATGAGGAATTGGTTCTGGCATCACACATCCTGGAGGAAACGCCCAGTAATTATTACGCCGCTCTACAAATAGTTCTGTCCAGCCATTTTCTTCGCACCATGCTTCGATCCAGTCAATAGAGTAGTGTGTCATAATTGCAGTTACTTATTAGGCTTGTTGAATTTGTCTAGGTAGGGGCAATAAATCTACTCAAGATTTATCAGGAGTTCAGCAGTCACTATAAAAAAACTATGGTTAATACTCCCCATATAGAGCTTGTTAAGCATTCCGAAACATCATCAAATTGTTTTCGATCACGCTTAATGCTCGCCATGATTAAAAGACTAACAGTCTATCTTCCCAGCTAAACGGAAACGACAATAAACTTTACTTGGAAAATATTAACTTGAAGAAATGTAAATTTCATAGCGATCGCTAAATCTTAATTAAAAATATTTATATCCTAAAACGCAAACATTGAAATCAAGAATTGTAAATTATTCAGTGAGCAATTGCTTAATTTTCTTACGGAATTGAAATATATCTGATTAGTGAATCATTTCTCTACTATCTAGAGTCG from Nostoc sp. UHCC 0870 includes these protein-coding regions:
- a CDS encoding PEP-CTERM sorting domain-containing protein, translated to MKLGSKLVLAASLALGLASVDVNSASAAIVRYAFTVDSPTTRGNGIFSFDDSTFIDGEAILKSLSFQFDGDSNVYTEEDDLKSPAFPIVYTTILSTGKTSLALDYQFDDKANPASSIRYEIAGEDFTAFSINTSDAELISGTVSYRKVPEPTILGGLLLVGSVTLMMKRKDIVMGKLKA
- a CDS encoding alkaline phosphatase D family protein; protein product: MVDYHNVQKFLQSRIKRRNLIIGAGAFTGLAIASQFPQQQAIAKGRFSDYPFKLGVASGEPYDTSIVIWTRLAPEPINGGGMPPVNVPIRWEVATDSNMKRIISRGTVLATPELAHSVRVVVEGLSPHTWYWYRFNVGSEASPIGRTRTAPASGSASNLLKFAIASCQHYEQGYYTAYKYMAEDDLDLVFFSGDYIYEGGINLTRPRQHNGSEIFTLEDYRNRHALYKTDANLQAAHAAFPWIVTWDDHEVENNYANLISQVDTEPDQDPAIFAQRRAIAYQAYYEHMPLRPFSRPVGPDMQLYRRLNFGNLATFNVLDTRQYRTDQPCGDGSKERCPEVFDPQATILGQAQESWLYDGLDKSTARWNILAQQVPIAQRDFLPGEGQVFSMDKWDAYLASRDRLMAFLAQRQPSNPVSLAGDVHSHWAMNLKANFDQPESATLGSEFVCTSISSGGDGIDISPTVQAYLPDNPHIKFYNGQRGYVRCTVTPSTWRSDYLVMSNVLTPFGTITNRASFVVDNGIPGVRQVV